ATAAGTACAAAATAGTTTTTGTCTGAATTTACCAACCCTTTTTGGTAATCACTAGTTTATTGTAATTTCTGTGGTTTATTACGGCTGTTTTTCCAGTGGTTGTGTAATATCAAATTATCTGTAAGATCTAAATTGTGTAGTTGGTTTAGGTCAGACCAATTGCTGATGCAATTGTGAATCCATACTCTTGATTGAGATGCCAAATGCTCTTCCCACAAAGgggaaatcattttttttttttttcctggtaaTTTGGTATTTATTCAAATTAAACTGGTTTAGGCATaaacacttgttaaagctgcagttcaagcaatatcctacatgtgttttttttttttttttaataaatcagttctgtactatgagaatacttgtagcattttaaaaaaaaaagggaatgtttaaagacatttttaatgtttctaatgtaggagccatttccaaagtcacagctccttctgataggctctggctcttaagccccgccctctctagcagtgcaccaattgtatctaataaCGGCCAGTCACCTAATAAtgctggactacattgcccacaatgctttgcaagaactgaattaaataactcgAGCAAGCGATCGAACTGTAActtggctaatcacttgtcagtgtacagattgttttgatgcacatattgaatggggggtggggggggagtatatatatgttttttaattgGCAGCTTGAGCTTCACCTTTAATATTGTGAGGTATCTTTGTATAGTGTTCACAGATTACTTCCAGCCTGTAGCCACTTATTGCAAGCAAAAATATGAGGTTTACTATTAGCATAAACAAGCTTTGCAGATTAACACTGCACTTTTAATTTGGTCTCTTTACAAAGCAGCAATGACCTTTGCATAGATGTGGAGAATAAGCACTGGCAAATGGTGTAGATGTGGATTTTCCCCAAACGTACTAAAATGTAGTTGCACGAGTCACACCCCTCACCTTACTCTATTCTTTTGAGTAATTACATTGCTAATGACCCTAAATGGACCATCTTATTGTCAAGATATCAATCAAGATGGCCTATTAACTGTAATAGGGCTAGTTATTGATTTCACTTGTACACCTAGTATGCAGATCCCTGGATTTGAACGTGTTGCTCCTTTACTAATTATGCTGTAATGATAAGGTAGGTTTATAATGAAAGGGGTGAACTTGTGAAGACATATGAACCTCATTGTATAAGAATTGATTGTGACCACGGGTCATCTTTGTTTTATATTGATTTTTCTATAGCCTGCTTCAAGGATCCAAAAcatttgtgatgtacagtacttggTCTGTGAGTAAATGTGATACAGGAGACAACTCTCTCGATGGGTTTGCCATCCTAAACTTGTGTTCAcccacattatataagttaatgTGGCTAAAAGTGACAACCCCTAcaccgtacagcaaataaaaacatcaatATAAATGGTAACACAGTGCTCATGTAGTGTCATTTCCCGGAATCATTGTTTGCTAAtatataatggtgaaaagcagtgttgcagacctgtctggcatgtgctcacaggtgattatttttatttgctaaactTGTGTTGGCATTTGAAGGCAGTTATTAGAAACAATTTttttgtaatgtgtttttaattatatgAAATGTTCTTGTTTTTCCAGTAAGAGGATCAAAACCTGGAAAAAATGTTCAGCTTCAAGAAAATGAGATTAGAGGACTGTGTTTAAAGTCTCGAGAAATCTTTCTCAGTCAACCAATTTTACTAGAGCTTGAAGCTCCACTTAAAATTTGTGGTAAGGATTTCGTTATTTATTTTTCTTGGACTTGATAATGTAATCATTCATTCTTTGTACATTTTTAGTCTTGCTAAATTGGCTACCAATATGCCCTTATAATGGTAAAGCTTTGCTTgtgtgatttttaaaaaaattgtacACTTGGTGTATTGTAAAAGacttatttttattaaatgcatACATATTATAGTCTTATTTTATTGGAAATGTTGAGTGTTACTGATGAAGTGTTGCCTATAGCCAACTTGCATATATATTACTGGTAGTGCGTGGGCcgtgcagcggttacagaggccccgcgctaagagcgcgaggcctctctAAATTTACCTACCGGCTTCTTGTccacgtgtctccatggcaacgcggcgtcaaatgactccCGTTACCATGGAGCCGTGGCGTCACATGGCCCCGCAGCGTCAGTGGAGGCGGGAGGGCGTGACAAGGATGCAGCAGGTGAGGGggcgcagggagtttgcgcaccgctgtattttTGTGACTTACACTGTACCCTAGTTTGGATTTCAGGATTGTGGCTTTCTCTTACTCCATTCTATATCTTTCCCCAGGTGATATTCATGGACAGTACTATGACCTACTTCGACTCTTTGAATATGGCGGCTTTCCACCTGAAAGCAACTACCTATTCCTTGGAGACTATGTAGATAGAGGGAAGCAGTCATTGGAAACCATCTGTCTCCTCTTGGCATACAAAATTAAATACCCAGAAAATTTCTTCCTCCTTAGAGGCAATCATGAGTGTGCCAGCATTAATAGGATCTATGGGTTTTATGATGAATGTAAGTACTTTTAATTTTGAGTGGTGTTTTGtcccatcgagttcaacctatgctccATTTAGTCGACCAAGATACTCCTCCTGTGTTTGTGTTGACTATTCACATATGAAATACTTATTTACATACCAAGCTTAATTGTTCCAATAAGTGAGCGCACCTATTTATGAAGTGGTGTTTTACATGTGTGGTATAGTGCTGTTTTGGTTCACTCAATTGCTGCTTAATCAAATGACTGTAATAAAATGTATTCCCGTacaatactgaaatgttccttTTGAACACCTGATTATTATGTTAAGTGCAGAGAAATGTGTGGACAGACTAGAGGCAAAAATACATCGCCCTTTAAGATTTTAATAACTTTAATATGTAGTGGATCTGGGCGAGAAGTAAAATCTCAACAGTTCAGTGAAACCCAGCAGATGGTTTGAAGGAGCAGTTCACGATCTCACATCGGTATAGCACAGAAACTAGATGCTGCTTTCAGCATTGCTTTGGAAGCAAACACAAGCTTTTGGCACATAGGATATCACTAGCATTTGAAAGAACTGCAACCCTTAGTGTCTCCAATCTGTTCCTGTCTTTATGTAGGTAAAAGAAGATACAACATAAAATTATGGAAAACATTCACAGACTGCTTCAATTGCTTACCGATAGCTGCCATCGTGgatgaaaaaatattttgctgtCATGGAGGTATGTAGAGTTGCATCTTCTGAATTGGTGGTTTTGGGACATTATAGATTGGCCTTAAACTCTAAAAAAATACCAACATACTGACACGGGACTGCATTTTAACAGGCTTATCTCCAGACCTACAATCCATGGAACAAATAAGACGAATTATGCGTCCTACTGATGTGCCGGACCAGGGTCTTCTGTGTGATTTGCTTTGGTCTGATCCTGACAAAGATGTGTTGGGATGGGGTGAAAACGACAGAGGCGTATCCTTCACTTTTGGAGCTGAAGTTGTGGCTAAATTTCTCCACAAACATGACTTGGATCTCATATGCAGAGCTCATCAGGTATGGTGCATAGGCATTGACATTGTAAAATACAAAATGGACTTTACAGGTTGTGATTTGTTTTGCAGGTTGGCCTATTTTTGAACAAACTATCCTCCTAGATGCTGCCAAGCTGAATCTTTCAAGACTACAAATGCCTCGCCTTTTTGTAGTTTTAAGATACTGAATTACAGCACCTATGAACAATGAAATGTGCCATATAAGGTTTCCCTGACATGACAAATGACTTCTCTAAGACCAGTATTTCCACTAGCCAGAGCTTGTGACTTGTGATACTCTTGGACATTGTGTACAAGCCTAAACCTGGAACTGGGGGTGTATGGAAACTTGACATTCAGGTTGAAGCAGGGATGATTAATTTAAGGTTCCTCCCAACCTGAGCTGGCACCATATGGAACTCCTCTTTAGAAGTGGATATGAATCTATTCACAACTTAAGGCTCAACCGTACTCTGAGGGTTGAAGAGTAGGTTTTACTGTTTTGTCCATGTTTAATATCTCCCAAACCTAAACTCTGTAAGGTTTTTTAATGCTGCCCAAACAAGAGTACACTTCATGTTGCTTTCACACTGCACCTTTGTTTCTCCCTGTGACTAAATGGGCAGGTGTGCTTCAAAGGGTCTAGACTGCAGCTTGGCAGGTGACATTTGTTCATGATTTTCAATCGATCTAATGCGAATTGAAAGTATCCTTGTGTTAAATGTCTGTCTTGTTCCTAAACCGTTCAAGGCATGATTTTCCTTTTAAAATGGCAGGTTGtcttcaagctgccgttttatatattaaaaaaaaaaaaaaaaatccatacaatatgtgcatcattacaatctgcacactgacaagtgattagctaaataccctatcgatccgttctcctgtaatcgattttGTTGAAGATTTGGCTCAGGGATTCTTTATATCtctgttagggctgcagaagattgcccaagatgcaaagttgtgtgtaaaatcatgtgaccaggcaggcactagattcaattggtgcactgctagagggcaaaaggggtgtgcagAGCCTGTctgagaagaggaaggggatgtgactttgtaaatggttcctatagaaacaaaaatgcttgttacataagacattaaaaatgtcttaattttgttttttcttttaaatgctgcaagtattttcttattacagaatggatttattaaaaaaaatcacataggatattgcttgaacttcagctttaatgtatgtatatcttaatttatatagcaccatctatgtacatagcgcttcacagcagtaatacacatgacatattacaacacatagtgggaataagcgcttcagacctCAAAAGTATCAATGGGAAAAGGAGTCCTGTCCCGAATAGCTTACTACAATTTAAGTGCATTTGGAAGTCAATTCTAAATACTGGGGCCTTGTTTACAAAGTCAGTAAGGAACATATAATATCCTGAGGTGGGTCTGCTAGTAGTGACAGGGTTCCATTCTTCCAGCGCCTTTCCCTTCCTTCTGTGATTAGAATTGTATTCTCTTTTGTAGGTTGTTGAAGATGGCTATGAATTTTTTGCCAAGAGACAATTGGTAACTTTATTCTCTGCACCAAATTATTGTGGAGAGTTCGACAATGCTGGTGCGATGATGAGTGTAGACGAAACGTTAATGTGCTCATTCCAGGTATGTTACAAATATTCATCCTTGACGCCAACAGATTATTTCAGTCTTGATCATGCCACGCTAGGTGCAGCATGTATTTAACATTCCCACGGAAGGCGGGAAATGTCCCTGTTAAGGGATAATAAGGGGTAATGAAAACTTAAGGGGAATTCAGAACTTTGTCATTTGGCTTCCTTTAAATGATTTCGCAAGGGCACTAGCTTCTGGTCTTTAAACCTTAATGGTTTGGGTAattaaatttttattttaaaatggacACGGAGGCCTACGGTTACCACCGTGTTTTTTTAGGTACAGATTGTGAGCTAAAGTATCTGGTTATCAGAAATTCAGTGCGGTTTGAGAAATGTAGATGTCGGTCACCCAGATTTGACCCACTTACCCTTTtgtgatgctctgcactcccctCCGACAGGGAAGGGGCTAAACAGATCACCACCAATGGTTAATTGTGGTCCTCTTTGGGACCCGATCTTCAAAATCATACTAGTTTTCTTTCACTTGCACAACCTGCTGTAGAACAGCGAGGGGAAAGATGTTGCTGTATCGTCGCAATCTCTCCCAGGGCCACATTCCCATCCTTTATTTTGCAGATTCTGAAACCTGCCGAGAAAAAGAAGCCTAATGCAAGCAGACCTGTAACACCTCCACGGGGGATGATcacaaagcaagcaaagaaaTGAGCCGAGCCGAGCCTGGTTGGACTTGTATTATAGTATATAACCtcccataattttttttttaaagattgtgTAATGTGTACTGGTCAGTTCCATACAGCTAGGTGTTTGTAGTTACTTTGTTCCTTTACTGAATTGTATTTGCTACTGCGttcagaactttttttttttatttctgtcagCCCATTATTTTCTACCTGAAAGCACATAACTCAATTTTAGCTCCTGAAATGGTTTTCCTCATGCCAGTGTTACTGTACACACTCCAGAACTCGTCTTTATGATCTCATGTAACTTTGTACAATCCACATTAATTGTAAATGCTTGTTTACTACTTTAGTACCTGAAGAGGGCGCTGGTGAGACTAGGAATGTGTCACTGCTATCATTTGCATACTGTTTATACAAACCACTGTGAACATCAATTttgttaacttttttttaaagggatTGTTTCTTTTAATGTCATGTCCACACTTGTATAGCTGTCAATATTAGAAATAATGCCCTTAACTTCGCCAGCATCACTGGTTTGATGTATATTTAATTAAAGCACACTTCCCGTACTGTATACTTTCAATGATAATTAAAGCCATTATTTTAACTGTGGTGTTCTATTTCCTGAAACCTGTATCCGGATCATCAGTGTATCGCTCATGTCTTCCACAAGAGGAGGTTGGATTTGAATCTGTAGTGTTTGCATGGTAAATCACACAAGGAGAATGGATGTAATGCACTTGCTAATGGAATTGTGAAcggtgagttttttttttttttttgtttctactcAACGGCATAATTAACATCCATAACATTTTCAGAAGACTTGGAACATGCCAAAGGTGTCACTTAATGTTTACCGATCTATACTAATTTTTTTCTtaataaaaaaagtttgtttgagcCACATGTACATCATATTTATTTGAAATTCTGTGTAATGTGTTCAGTTTAACCTTTTTATTCTTCTCTTTCTGACATAACTTTAGCCCTTCCACACTCTGTCATTTGGGAAATGTCTAGGCCGCAGTGGGAAATTATTCACTACAGTTTCCACAAACCACTCCAGGTTACATTGTCCATCTTAACCTGGATAACCCTTTCTATCTCGGTTGTAGTCATGGATTCTATAACACTAGGGTTAAAAGCAAAAACTTTGTTTTTGTCCCATAGCCATTTCTGTGGGTTAGATACAAAGTACATTTAAGTTGCTTATTTTTTGGGGGACTGGGAGACTTTTTCAAATGGCAAAATTGTTCTAAAACCAGAGGTCACATTGCAGCGTGTCCTTGTTTAAATTGAGTCCTGTCACTTTTCAGACTGTCAGGTCCTTTTGGAGCCATATTTTTAGCTCTGGGAAACCCACGGAACCAAGAGATCCTTATTCGGTTTTCTCCCTGGAAACAGTCCCATAACGCATCCAAGATTTGGTGGCTGTTTCGATCTCCCTGGACAGAGTTTTGGCACAAATATGAACGATTGGGGACTCCCAGCTATAAAAGGCAGTTTAGCGGTTTAGTATCTGTtgtggtaaaaaaaataataataaaggcaCATATTGAAGTTAAACAAACGGCAGGAACACACAGGGCTTTTTTACAGAACTAAATTAGATTTTGCCTTCAACGATTACAGTTAAGAACTAGTTATACGGTAGCTGAGCATGTCTGCAAACTGGTATACATATAATGGGTAATACATAGGATCCTACCCAGTGCTTCAGCCATTGTGCAGTTACTTTAGGGTAGTGACTAAAAGACAAATACGTATTACTGTTTATTAATTGGTATAAACACCAATAACTAGATTTTCATGAATATTTGAGCAACtataggtctgtcacagtagatGTTTCCATTTTAGGAATTATTTGATCTAATATTCTTTGACATTTATGATGACAATGGTGTTTAGCGAAGAAGATAAGCATGTTGAAGTGGTtgacagagcaagaattatgtTCCAAAGCACCTGGAGAAcatgtttcctgataaaggatggtcgctaggaggactaaaaaaaaacaaattcataaaatgttcaggagtgggagcagctggatccACACGTTACCAATTGTCCAATTGTCTTTGTGCGTCTGTTTTTAGCAGAAGGGCATTTTGAAACACACTTTAAAACCATACTTTGAAttcaaactttatagtaatcacagttatatagtagatgaggttgagaactccaagttgaacctatgctaaattcagacaaccgATACATTAGCATATCTTTTGTATATACAAGATTTTGAtccagaaggcaaacaaaaaaccccagtgaaacatccaaTTGTCATAAAAGGAAATTTCTTCCTGATTGCAAATAATGACAAGCAGATTTTTCCCATGGATCAACAGTCTTCCCATCtttacttatttggcatatccctaTATAACTTTCTAAAACTGTCCAACActtattattttttgggggggggagaatatctGTTGTATTTGTCTGTCTCCATGGGTactgaattccacactgtaactgcccctattgtaaagaaccctttcctttgttgctggtgaaatctttttcctccaaccttaaggaatgacTCCGTGTTTGTACTGGCCGTGGGATGAATacatcttttgaaagctccttgtattgtaccTGATTATTATGaatgttatcatatcccctcttagacgcctcttatCTAAATGTAAACAAGGTCGCCTCTTATGTCAGATTTTCTATCCCATTTATTCATTTGGTGTCGCTTCtcggcactttttttttttttagtggtgCTATAATGTGTTCTATATTCAAGGTGTCTTACTAAAGCTTTACAAAGGAGCATAATTGTGTTTCTTTCATTTAATGGAGGATAAggtcttatttgcctttgcagctactgcataacaTTGGACACTATATTGCtcagcctgctgtctacaagcactcctagatCCTTCATCAAGGATTCTGCCCCTGAATTTTCCCTATTTCATTTGGAAGTCgcatgtttattcttgtttcccaaatgcacaaccttacatttctgtattaaacctcctctgtcatttacctgcccaagtttccaatcTATCCGGATACTGCTGGAGAGGaattacatcctgctttgattttattactttacacaattttagtgtcatcagcaaagatggagactttgctctctaccAACCCCAAGGCAAttcataaacaagttaaaaaacaagAGTCCCAtactgatccttgaggtactctactcccacaactttagcccaacttgaGAAGGTTCAATTTACGATaactgtctatccttcaaccagttttcaattcaagtgcaaatatttttagaatctagttgctttattttgtacactaacctcgtgtgacactgtataaaaagcctttgtaaaatctaagtagacctgcattgccctggtctaaattcctacttgccacctcaaagaaactaataaggctAGTTTCAGACAATCTATTCTTCATAAATCAATGCtagctattactaataattttgttatcattaggaattcctgaatattatcccttactaaaccttcaagtagctttccCACTATTGATGTCTGGTGGGTGTAGatgtacaggtctgtaattcccggttgtgatctagctcattttttttttttttttaaatataggccctGTCTGCTTTACAGCAATTTTGTGctgctgagcctgtggaaattgagtctttgaatattaaatgtaacggTTTGGCTATTACCGAACTTAGCTCCgtaaactcttggatgtatgccatcggggccaggtctTATTTACgttaattttatcaagctgctTATGAACTTCCTCGGGTAACTAATTGCTCATTAATTTAGAGCTTGTGGCTTCCTTCTGCGGCTTTATTATTACAATTGatccttccctggtaaatacagaagcaaagaattagtttaatacctctgctttttccttatctccaataattaatcttagtgtttcagacACATTAACAAATTTAcgagctacgaaggaaaaactGTTATTTCTCGTTTGAACCTCgcgcagtgtatctggtacttgttaactaaattgatgtcactgtattatgtcaacatcCAATGATTGACACAATAttagaagcacaatgtagacaatctaCATAAcacctacaattgtgcacattttcaagGGGATTGGGTGAGAAATATGTAAGATATTGCGAAAAAAGAAAGGGGTT
The Ascaphus truei isolate aAscTru1 chromosome 13, aAscTru1.hap1, whole genome shotgun sequence DNA segment above includes these coding regions:
- the PPP1CC gene encoding serine/threonine-protein phosphatase PP1-gamma catalytic subunit, with translation MADVDKLNIDSIIQRLLEVRGSKPGKNVQLQENEIRGLCLKSREIFLSQPILLELEAPLKICGDIHGQYYDLLRLFEYGGFPPESNYLFLGDYVDRGKQSLETICLLLAYKIKYPENFFLLRGNHECASINRIYGFYDECKRRYNIKLWKTFTDCFNCLPIAAIVDEKIFCCHGGLSPDLQSMEQIRRIMRPTDVPDQGLLCDLLWSDPDKDVLGWGENDRGVSFTFGAEVVAKFLHKHDLDLICRAHQVVEDGYEFFAKRQLVTLFSAPNYCGEFDNAGAMMSVDETLMCSFQILKPAEKKKPNASRPVTPPRGMITKQAKK